Sequence from the Mytilus galloprovincialis chromosome 10, xbMytGall1.hap1.1, whole genome shotgun sequence genome:
tacggagtatatagctcccagttgatacgatatttcagAACTTGTATTTTCAATCAAGATTTCCTTGAATGAAGTTGCTACTTACGAGAAAGCTGTAAAAGAGTTTTAAGTGGTGAGGTTGAAATCATCCATACGCAAATTCTAAGATTGCTATTACGAGTTGGTTGATTGTTTCAcagtttgttttcaactgatgagtttgaatatccctttttgtatttttcgcccctcttttgatgTATGATGTGAGTTTTTTATGTTGATTTCATTGTGTTACTTTGGAATCTATAATGGtcgtttgttttagaaaaaaatatatgtacaaacgaGTTACTTTAAAAATACGTTTAAAAGGAGATTTGAAACAATTCCCGtgtgaatagttttacactagtcatttttgtgccctttatagcttgctgttcggtgtgagccaattaaagctccgtattgaagactgtactttgactaTAATAGTTTACTACTACAAattacttggatggaaagttgtctcgttGGTACGTTTTGACGTACACGTAGCTACGCGCCTAAAAGCTTGCATACATTGAAGTTACATATTAACAGTCACTCAATGGTGTTATTCTCTATGCTCAATTATTACGTGTAGGCATTACATTTGTCAATTTTATGCACTTCTCTTACGCTTGCTTTGAAGATATTAAAATTACTATAGTGTTATGCTAATTCATGATAAAAAGGCCGTATTTATAATGACATGAAACaattatatttcttaaaaatatattttgtatataaaaaaagaagatgtggtatgattgccattgagacaattctccacaagagactaactGAACCAAAAATTAACAGCTAattgtcaccgtacggccttcaacaatgaagcatagcccataccacataggctataaaaggccccgaaatgaacaATGTTacacaattcaaacgggaaattaAACTACATGTACCAACCAAACATTATTTGAGCTGCTCTGATATCACATTACTAGAACCCACAACTAATCATTGTTACATAACATTTATTGGAGTTCAACTGGTTTCGAATATATTCATAAATGATTTCAAAACAGAATGCGTTGATAATGGCCAATATAAAGAAAGGATAGTATTCAAAGAACGTGTCATTTATTTATTAAGTACAAAATCAATAATGTATATTTTAAGTAAACTCTTGAAGTAATATTATCAATGGTACTTCACTTACAATGCATTTACATGctgagtatgttgttattgtataaacatactattttgacagttttatgaattacaatttcTTTACGATAAAGATTTCAATCTTTTAAGGTTAATGTACTTTGTAATTTGTCGTtaaattgtcaatatatataatacataaattattATCGTACAAGTGTTATAGCACCGGGaaacattaaaataatttaatctatattttttacttctaTCTCTACCACCTATCTTGAATTCTTTCAATACATGTGGGGGTTTTTAATAGCTCAATAATATAATTCTCCAAGCTTTGCATACAACTATCATTACATTGGCAGTCATGAatcacttttgaataaaaatcgCCAATAAAAGCGAAAAAATACGCTATTTATGTTGTATCGagcattaatttacaatatttagaAATCTTTCATATTCAGTATTATCCCCATGCAAAATAAGAGGATTGATACATGATTTTAatttagacaaaaatacaaaacgaGTTGAGTCAGTTATGACATGCTTTGAGTtcaattgttgttgttttttcgacgtagtcggtatagtttcggtttgtgccctttgaacttaaggtcgCTTAattatggcaacagaatacgcatgctcgaaaaatcctttctgtgattggacaaaatgctgtcatggtgggtgatttggttgtgtttgaaaaaacgtctcgttaattatatcgtgatggaaagcaagtgaaaaactataaatatttgaactagatcttacaaagatttatatttttattaaaataattgtttctccaatagctctttgcaaccatgacagctgtttattagggacaattttataatttttaatgtaaactttgttgtacgaacgtacatgacttttagaacgcacctacgcatgtaagatttccgcggggttttggtgatgTAAACAGAATTTCTTGTAGTTACATTCAGATGGAGATTTAAAATTGAAgtcattgtgcttctgaaggttatcgaaatgatagttttaaacatatactcaaatttaaatgacgtcggatatcttttttaaagatagttcttgttaacAACTTTGGATATATTAATTATATCCTTTTTGATTTTTCGCTCAGTTGTATACTAGAAAAAATATCGCTTAACCTCCGACTCTGCTTTTGAACTATTATAGTGCAGTGGACTGAATATGAATCCAAGTTGCCAAAATGGTACTTTTTATGTTCATATATCATACGTAAAAATATGACTGAAACCTTCATTAAATTCTTAGACTAGCGGTCACTTTTATTATATGCGCATAGATCTCAGAATAATTTCTGTAGCAATTTAATACCACCACACTTTTAAAAGACAGTCATGATAATCTTTTTACCATCCGTTTGATAGTTATATATGCCCCcatctttatcttttttctttattgTGTTATAGTCAGCAGATTTCTTAATCAAGATGGAGAATGCTTTGATAGTCGGTTGTATTCTGTAATGAGTTCCTGTTCTTCGACTGTCTTTCGGTTCCGGCGTATTGATTTTGTAGCTTCCAGTTGTTCTCCTACCCAATGAATATTGTCCATGGAAGACACACTGTGAGATGGAGAAGAACTGTCACTATTCTGACTGTGTTTTCGGGATAAGCCTCGTTTTCGTGGAGTACTTGGTGAGGTAGGAGGTAATGAGGTCAAACTACGAGTCATGCCACCAGAGAGTTTATCTTTCATAACCTTTTTAGCCATATTCATTGGTTGGTTGTTTAACTGACCagtttttgtatttatatgtaaGTCTTCAAATTCTCTCGATACTCTTCTTCCTCTGTTTCTGGCATATCTCATTCCTGTAGAACCAAGAAAATATACTTAATGTTGAAACGCTACATTTACTGCGCCtaatgggattttattttcttggtgACTAAGAGTGCACTGAGGTTTTTGTTAATCTCTTTACAATCAAATCTAGTTTTGTTGTATTATAGCCGAAGCGCATTTTTGACAGTTATTTGATTTAGTTGTCGATGTTGTGTACTGTGTTTGTCTGTAAGTCGTTTTTTATATATGAGTTTTAATATGCCTTTTGTATCTTCCGCATACTCTTTGGCACTCTGTTTTTCATTAATTCGACTGATCTGGAATCTTCGAAACCTATATCTTAAATTTTCGTTCTAAATGGTAAAGGAGATTTCATGAATTAAGGAATAACAAGATAATTCTAAATGATCATTCTAAAATTCAATGTGCATTTCAATGTAAATTGCAAGTAATGTGATGCATATATGCTTAATTGTTATTGGGATGGAGAGTTCTCCTATacctattaaaacaaaatttctacTTCTTTGCAAGATTTTGACTATTCTGTCTTTTATGTCGTACTTCGATTAAAGTTGGGGGGTGGTTAGATCATACAATACACTTGATTCTACTATAATCATCCTCAAAAATGATGCTCTATAAAAAAGACAGATTAATACCTTCTTCCTCAAAGCTTCTGCCATTCTTCCTAGGAGTCTTTGGGCTACCTAAAGGTCTAATTGTGATTGGATAAGGTTCTGTAGGTATCCTGATTTCATGAACATGTGGTTCTTCTGGTACACTGTGACTGTGTTCTCTGTCTGACAAAATAAATGTGTGATGATAAATATCGGTAcaacaataatattaatattcGTAAAAGGGAAATTTCTGAATGGAAGGATGATTCTTTCGAGGAATTATTTAATCAGTTCTTAATGAACACCATTCAACTATAAAAACCGACATCATTTTTTAATCTGAATGCAGAAACTCAAAGCAGCAGCCACTCAATCTGTTTACAAATTGTCAAACATTATGATGTTTTTATGTAATAGTggtaaatttaaactttttgtaCTTTTATCGGTTCGAAAATGGTTAATATTTGGAGACGGTACACATTAGGCAATGTTTCCACGAAATTTCTAGAGATATTAAAACATCGCgattcattatattttatttaacgaaCAAAATATTACACTTTGTAGAATTATGAACTAACACAAATGTATATTACTATAATAATTCTGACATGTAAATCTTATATGTATTTAGTAGCATGACTTTTTGTATATTTGCTGAAGTTACTTATAAGCTTTTAAAACGTGTTAATGTTTAAACTTACAAAACTATTGTTTACACTTAATATTTAATGAGGCAGTCATAGTTTGCTCAAATGCTTCCAAAATCAGAAACCATTCGACTTGTTGACTTTTTATCATTTGCATAAGCTTCTTTGTTTGTTTTCCTGTGTGAGAAGCTTAAAGTTTGAATTAAGCTTAAAGTTTGAATTCTTTGTTAAGAAACAAACTTTGAGTATCCTTTTCAAAAACAATATACACATATACAATATAGGTTAACTACTAtgtgttttctattttattttattgttctcTTGTCTCTTTTCTTTTCATTGAAAGTTAATGCATGTATAAACTTTTGAATTTCTTGTTTTctttgtgtataaaatatcaattaaactagaacacacccgcgggtatttagagcgtggttgaaagtatgtaaactgttgtactaggatgaatttttgtaaaatattttatgtgtgGAGAATGTTAGAAAATGTATCAAACTGAGTCATTATAGGCACTTGGGGACCGGACAATTATtttaagccctctcccttttttccaaagtccgttattttaTTGCTTTCTgttaaatttcatgattttcgagtttctgtatactatgaacatacataaaaTACATAAAGTGTATTTGGTTCCAAGTTTCTTCTCcacggcgatcactgctatattatatacaGAGTTTCTATATATTATAGGATTATAATTAAAGTATACATGAAGACTAACGaacgaaaataattgtcctgtatCCGAATAATTATGCATTATGTTTAAGAGGGGAACtgaaaagggggacgaaagaacGCGAATCaaaattgccatttcacaatttaaaatttcttgcacgttgatctttttatcGATTTAACGAAGTGACGGTGAATAACGAACCCTGTTCATtactgcacgtgaaataaaaatgaacaaaacacttTGCACGAAAACAACCCTTCAacccctatttttttaaattttaaatcggAAGTCTTGTCCAGGTATGActtaaaagtcagtctgatgacagaaacaatatccggacgcctttttcttcatttttctcccaaaataacccaaac
This genomic interval carries:
- the LOC143049775 gene encoding uncharacterized protein LOC143049775, whose protein sequence is MQDNDVERYLKESSKSYKEAKVKNYARRSSLQKRTLGIETEKRIAAASFSREEKQLREQLKQMKIEKKKYSIINDLRDREHSHSVPEEPHVHEIRIPTEPYPITIRPLGSPKTPRKNGRSFEEEGMRYARNRGRRVSREFEDLHINTKTGQLNNQPMNMAKKVMKDKLSGGMTRSLTSLPPTSPSTPRKRGLSRKHSQNSDSSSPSHSVSSMDNIHWVGEQLEATKSIRRNRKTVEEQELITEYNRLSKHSPS